Proteins encoded together in one Bacteroides zoogleoformans window:
- a CDS encoding RNA degradosome polyphosphate kinase, translating into MKNRYFKRDISWLSFNYRVLLEAEDDTLPLYERINFISIYSSNLEEFYKIRVADHKAIACGVTQNDEESVQSAIELVAEINDEVNRQLEDRIRIYEQQILPALKKQHIIFYQSRNVEPFHQAFIRNFFHEEIFPYLSPVPVSKDKIVSFLRDNRLYLAVRLYAKSLPAGSPDHTQYFVMKLPYSKVPRFIQLPKVGENHYLMFIEDIIKANIGAIFPGYVVESSYCIKISRDADILIDDTVNTTSEIIEQVKTKVKKRKIGAICRFVYDRAMPTDFLNFLVDAYRIDRRELVPGDKHLNLEDLRHLPNPHRPAPPINKPQPMKLACLDEHESIFRYVEKKDLLLHYPYHSFDHFIHFLYEAVHDPNVRAIMVTQYRVAENSTVINTLIAAARNGKEVTVFVELKARFDEENNLATAEMMKSAGINIIYSIPKLKVHAKVALVLRHDRQEDKLPGYAYISTGNFNEKTATVYADSGLFTCNPVIVNDLHNLFRTLQGKENPVFHQLLVARFNLMPELNRLIDREIELAKDGKRGRIILKMNALQDPAMIDRLYEASEAGVEIDLIVRGICCLIPGQMYSRNIRVTRIVDTFLEHARVWYFGNGGEAKLFLGSPDWMRRNLYRRIEAVAPILDPDLKNELTDMLSIQLSDRRKACFVDDHLRNCPKSAHPQDERVRSQYTFYEYLKEHNH; encoded by the coding sequence ATGAAGAACAGATACTTCAAGCGTGACATCAGTTGGCTGTCTTTCAACTATCGCGTGTTGCTGGAGGCCGAAGACGACACATTGCCCTTGTACGAGCGCATCAATTTTATTTCCATATACTCCTCCAACCTGGAAGAATTCTACAAAATACGGGTGGCCGACCACAAGGCCATTGCCTGCGGAGTGACGCAGAATGACGAAGAGTCGGTGCAATCGGCCATCGAATTAGTGGCAGAAATCAATGACGAAGTGAACCGCCAACTGGAAGACCGCATCCGCATCTACGAACAGCAGATTCTGCCGGCCCTGAAGAAGCAGCACATCATCTTCTATCAGAGCCGGAATGTGGAGCCTTTTCATCAGGCGTTCATACGCAACTTCTTCCACGAAGAGATATTCCCCTATTTGTCGCCCGTTCCGGTAAGCAAGGATAAGATTGTCTCTTTCCTGCGCGACAACCGCCTTTATCTGGCTGTGCGCCTCTACGCCAAAAGTCTGCCGGCAGGCTCGCCCGACCATACCCAATACTTCGTCATGAAACTGCCGTACAGCAAAGTGCCGCGCTTCATCCAACTGCCCAAAGTGGGAGAAAACCACTACCTGATGTTCATTGAAGACATCATCAAGGCCAATATCGGAGCCATCTTCCCCGGCTACGTGGTAGAGAGCAGCTATTGCATCAAGATTTCGCGAGACGCGGACATATTGATAGACGATACGGTGAACACCACTTCCGAAATCATAGAGCAGGTGAAGACGAAGGTGAAGAAACGCAAAATAGGCGCCATCTGCCGCTTTGTGTACGACCGCGCCATGCCGACGGACTTCCTTAACTTCCTGGTGGATGCCTACCGCATAGACCGCCGCGAACTGGTGCCCGGCGACAAGCACCTCAACCTGGAAGACCTGCGCCATCTGCCCAACCCCCACCGGCCGGCACCTCCCATCAACAAGCCACAGCCCATGAAGCTGGCCTGTTTGGACGAGCACGAGTCCATCTTCCGCTATGTGGAGAAGAAAGACTTGCTGCTACATTATCCCTACCACTCTTTCGATCATTTCATACATTTCCTATACGAGGCCGTACACGACCCGAACGTGCGCGCCATCATGGTAACCCAATATCGCGTGGCAGAAAACTCCACCGTCATCAATACCTTGATAGCCGCCGCCCGCAACGGCAAGGAAGTCACGGTGTTCGTAGAACTGAAAGCGCGCTTCGACGAAGAGAACAACCTCGCCACAGCCGAAATGATGAAAAGTGCCGGCATCAACATCATATACAGCATTCCAAAACTGAAGGTACACGCCAAAGTGGCATTGGTGCTGCGGCACGACCGGCAAGAGGACAAGCTGCCCGGCTATGCCTACATCAGCACGGGCAACTTCAACGAAAAGACGGCCACGGTTTATGCCGACAGTGGACTGTTCACTTGCAATCCGGTGATTGTGAACGACCTCCACAATCTGTTCCGCACCCTGCAAGGCAAAGAGAACCCCGTATTCCACCAACTGCTCGTGGCACGTTTCAACCTGATGCCCGAGCTGAACCGCCTCATCGACCGCGAAATAGAGTTGGCAAAGGACGGGAAACGGGGCAGAATCATCCTCAAGATGAATGCGCTGCAAGACCCCGCCATGATAGACCGGCTGTACGAAGCCTCCGAAGCCGGCGTGGAGATAGACCTCATCGTGCGCGGCATCTGCTGCCTCATCCCCGGACAGATGTACAGCCGCAACATCCGCGTCACACGCATCGTCGACACTTTTCTGGAGCATGCCCGCGTGTGGTACTTCGGCAACGGAGGCGAAGCCAAGCTCTTCCTTGGCTCGCCCGACTGGATGCGCCGCAATCTCTATCGCCGCATCGAGGCCGTAGCCCCCATACTGGATCCGGATTTGAAAAACGAACTGACGGACATGCTTTCCATACAGCTATCTGACAGGCGGAAAGCCTGCTTTGTGGATGACCATTTGCGTAACTGCCCGAAATCGGCTCACCCGCAAGACGAAAGGGTACGCTCGCAATACACCTTTTACGAATACTTGAAAGAGCACAATCACTAA
- a CDS encoding metallophosphoesterase family protein, translated as MTKIGLLSDTHAYWDEKYLHYFEPCDEIWHAGDIGSTEVARKLAAFRPFRAVYGNIDGQELRRLYPQTLRFTIDGAEVLMKHIGGYPGNYDPSVKGSLLVHPPRLFISGHSHILKVKYDKTLDMLHINPGAAGISGFHKVRTMVRFVVDKGTFKDLEVIELAG; from the coding sequence ATGACAAAAATTGGTCTATTGTCGGATACGCATGCCTATTGGGACGAGAAGTATCTGCACTATTTCGAGCCATGCGACGAGATATGGCATGCCGGAGACATCGGTTCGACGGAAGTGGCACGGAAGCTGGCGGCTTTCCGCCCGTTCCGCGCCGTGTATGGCAACATCGACGGGCAGGAGTTGCGCCGGCTTTATCCGCAGACGCTACGCTTCACGATAGACGGGGCGGAAGTGCTGATGAAGCACATCGGCGGATATCCCGGCAATTATGACCCTTCCGTCAAAGGCAGTCTGCTGGTGCATCCGCCCCGGCTTTTCATCAGCGGACACTCTCATATCCTGAAGGTGAAGTATGACAAAACGTTGGACATGCTGCACATCAATCCCGGAGCCGCCGGCATCTCCGGCTTCCATAAGGTTCGCACCATGGTGCGCTTCGTGGTGGACAAGGGGACATTCAAAGACCTTGAAGTCATTGAACTGGCCGGCTGA
- the rfbA gene encoding glucose-1-phosphate thymidylyltransferase RfbA, whose translation MKGIILAGGSATRLYPLSKAISKQIMPVYDKPMIYYPLSTLMLAGIREVLIISTPRDLPMFRDLLGTGEGLGMSFSYKVQENPNGLAQAFVLGAEFLNGGPGCLILGDNMFYGQGFSAMLKRAASIDKGACIFGYYVKDPRAYGVVEFDDEGKALSLEEKPAHPRSNYAVPGLYFYDSTVTAKAASLKPSARGEYEITDLNRLYLDEGTLKVELFGRGFAWLDTGNCDSLLEASNFVATIQNRQGFRVSCIEEIAWRKGWIDVGQLYRLGEQLGKTEYGNYLMELADSRR comes from the coding sequence ATGAAAGGAATCATTCTTGCAGGTGGCAGCGCCACTCGTCTCTATCCCTTGTCCAAGGCTATCTCAAAGCAGATAATGCCCGTCTATGACAAACCCATGATATACTATCCGCTCTCTACGCTGATGCTGGCAGGCATACGCGAAGTGCTGATTATCTCTACTCCTCGTGACTTACCCATGTTTCGCGATTTGCTTGGAACCGGCGAAGGGCTGGGAATGTCTTTCTCCTATAAAGTACAGGAAAACCCCAACGGACTGGCGCAGGCCTTTGTGCTGGGCGCAGAGTTCCTGAACGGCGGGCCGGGTTGCCTCATTCTGGGCGACAACATGTTCTATGGGCAAGGCTTCTCGGCCATGCTGAAGCGCGCCGCCTCCATCGACAAGGGGGCCTGCATCTTCGGCTATTATGTGAAAGACCCCCGGGCTTATGGGGTCGTAGAGTTCGATGATGAGGGGAAGGCCCTCTCTTTAGAGGAAAAACCGGCACACCCCAGAAGCAACTATGCCGTCCCCGGCCTTTATTTCTATGATTCCACCGTGACGGCCAAAGCGGCTTCTTTGAAACCTTCCGCCCGGGGCGAGTATGAGATAACCGACCTTAACCGTCTTTATTTAGACGAAGGCACGCTGAAAGTGGAACTCTTCGGCCGCGGTTTCGCATGGCTCGATACGGGCAACTGCGACAGCTTGCTCGAGGCAAGCAACTTTGTGGCTACCATACAGAACCGTCAAGGCTTCCGTGTCAGCTGCATCGAGGAAATAGCATGGCGCAAGGGCTGGATAGACGTCGGCCAACTGTATCGCCTCGGCGAGCAGCTGGGAAAAACGGAGTACGGCAACTATCTGATGGAGCTTGCCGACTCGAGGAGATAA
- the rfbB gene encoding dTDP-glucose 4,6-dehydratase, translated as MKTYLVTGAAGFIGANYIKYILAKHDDIKVVVLDALTYAGNLGTIADDIDDVRCFFVKGDICDRALVDDLFARYKFDYVVNFAAESHVDRSIENPQLFLTVNILGTQNLLDAARRAWVTGKDQAGYPAWRPGVRYHQVSTDEVYGSLGAEGYFTEQTPLCPHSPYSASKTSADMVVMAYHDTYKMPVTITRCSNNYGPYHFPEKLIPLIIKNILEGKKLPVYGDGSNVRDWLYVEDHCKAIDLVVRKGAEGEVYNVGGHNEKTNLEIVKLTISTIHRLLEEEPKYREVLKKKEKDAAGQIDISWINEDLITFVKDRLGHDQRYAIDPTKITEALGWRPETKFEQGIVKTIEWYLNHQDWVGEVTSGDYQKYYERMYGKR; from the coding sequence ATGAAGACTTATCTTGTGACCGGTGCGGCCGGTTTTATCGGAGCCAATTATATCAAATACATACTGGCCAAACATGATGACATCAAAGTAGTGGTATTGGATGCCCTGACCTATGCCGGAAACCTGGGAACCATTGCCGACGACATCGACGACGTGCGCTGCTTCTTCGTGAAGGGAGATATTTGCGACCGCGCGTTGGTGGATGACCTGTTTGCCCGATATAAATTCGACTATGTGGTGAACTTTGCAGCCGAAAGCCATGTGGACCGCAGTATCGAGAATCCGCAACTCTTCCTGACGGTGAACATTCTGGGCACGCAGAACCTGCTGGACGCCGCCCGCCGCGCTTGGGTGACGGGCAAGGACCAGGCCGGCTATCCCGCTTGGCGCCCGGGTGTGCGCTATCATCAGGTCTCGACGGACGAAGTCTACGGCTCGTTGGGCGCCGAAGGCTACTTCACGGAGCAGACCCCGCTATGCCCCCACAGTCCGTACAGCGCATCCAAGACGAGCGCCGATATGGTGGTGATGGCCTATCACGACACCTACAAGATGCCCGTGACCATTACCCGCTGTTCAAACAACTACGGGCCCTATCACTTCCCCGAGAAGCTGATTCCGTTGATCATCAAGAATATCTTGGAAGGGAAGAAGCTTCCCGTCTATGGCGACGGCAGCAACGTGCGCGACTGGCTGTATGTGGAAGACCATTGCAAGGCCATCGACCTTGTGGTGCGCAAAGGCGCGGAGGGCGAAGTCTACAATGTGGGCGGCCATAACGAAAAGACCAACTTGGAGATCGTGAAACTGACCATCTCTACCATTCACCGCCTGCTGGAGGAAGAGCCCAAGTATCGCGAAGTGTTGAAGAAAAAAGAGAAGGATGCTGCCGGTCAGATTGATATCAGCTGGATAAACGAAGACCTGATTACCTTCGTCAAAGACCGTCTGGGGCACGACCAACGCTATGCCATCGACCCAACGAAGATTACCGAGGCCCTCGGCTGGCGTCCCGAGACGAAGTTTGAGCAGGGCATCGTGAAGACTATCGAATGGTACCTCAACCATCAGGACTGGGTGGGCGAAGTGACCAGCGGCGACTATCAGAAGTATTACGAACGGATGTACGGAAAGAGATAA
- the menA gene encoding 1,4-dihydroxy-2-naphthoate octaprenyltransferase has product METIKTNSIHAWILAARPKTLTGAVIPVLIATSLALAHKAFKPLPALLCLLFACGMQVAANFINDLYDHLKGTDRKDRLGPERACAQGWITPTAMKKGIGLAILLACLAGGGLLYACGDRLPYGGWELTAAGALCVLSAFLYTTILSYHGWGDLAVLVFFGFIPVAGTYYVQTGEITTDVVVASLVCGLVTDTLLVVNNYRDRKQDALSGKRTLIVRLGEPFGRYAYLGLGIVATLLSFRFGIDNDLISSPALPVNPAALLMPPLYLFFHVRTWQRMCRIRSGKELNSILAETSRNMLLMGLLLSAAILM; this is encoded by the coding sequence ATGGAAACCATAAAGACCAACTCAATCCATGCCTGGATACTCGCCGCCCGCCCCAAGACGCTGACGGGAGCCGTTATCCCCGTACTGATAGCCACTTCGCTGGCTCTTGCCCACAAGGCGTTCAAGCCCCTGCCCGCCCTGCTGTGCCTGCTCTTTGCCTGCGGCATGCAGGTGGCCGCCAACTTCATCAACGACCTCTACGACCATCTGAAAGGTACCGACCGCAAAGACCGCCTCGGCCCGGAACGTGCCTGCGCACAAGGCTGGATTACGCCCACGGCCATGAAGAAAGGCATCGGGCTCGCCATCCTCCTCGCGTGCCTGGCCGGAGGCGGATTGCTCTACGCATGCGGGGACAGGCTGCCTTACGGCGGATGGGAGCTGACGGCAGCGGGAGCGCTCTGTGTCCTGTCCGCCTTTCTCTACACCACGATACTTTCCTATCACGGATGGGGAGACTTGGCGGTGCTGGTTTTCTTCGGTTTCATCCCCGTGGCAGGAACTTACTACGTACAAACCGGCGAGATAACGACGGATGTCGTCGTAGCCTCGCTCGTCTGCGGATTGGTGACAGACACGTTGCTGGTAGTGAACAATTATCGCGACCGCAAGCAAGACGCCCTTAGCGGCAAGCGCACACTGATAGTACGCCTGGGCGAGCCTTTCGGGCGCTATGCCTACCTGGGGCTGGGCATCGTCGCCACCCTGCTCTCCTTCCGGTTCGGCATAGACAACGACCTCATCAGCAGCCCCGCCCTGCCCGTCAACCCGGCCGCACTGCTCATGCCGCCACTCTACCTCTTTTTTCATGTACGCACCTGGCAACGGATGTGCCGGATACGAAGCGGCAAAGAACTGAACAGCATACTTGCCGAAACCTCGCGCAACATGCTGCTTATGGGATTGCTGCTCAGTGCAGCCATTCTGATGTAA
- a CDS encoding PEP/pyruvate-binding domain-containing protein codes for MLSKFKLNQLYFKDTQFANLMTRRIFNVLLIANPYDAFMLEDDGRIDEKIFNEYTSLSLRYPPRFTQVSTCDEALAQLASISFDLIICMPGTGDNEGFDAARSIKSRYEHIPMVILTPFSHGITKRIANEDLTPFEYVFCWLGNTDLLVSIIKLIEDKMNLEHDVNEVGVQLILLVEDGIRFYSSILPNLYKFILKQSQEFSTEALNAHQRTLRMRGRPKIVLARTYEEAIGLYEKYKNNILGVITDVRFPRTERGEKDGLAGIKLCAAIRKEDAFVPLVIQSSESDNAAYAAKYDAAFIDKNSKKVDVDLRRIVSDNFGFGDFIFRNPETMEEIARVKNLKELQNILFAVPAESFLYHISRNHVSRWLYSRAMFPVAEFLKPITWNSLQDVDAHRKIIFEAIVKYRKMKNQGVVAVFKRDRFDRYSNFARIGDGSLGGKGRGLAFIDNMVKHHPEFEELENANVAIPKTVVLCTDVFDEFMDSNNLYQIALSDADDDTILRCFLKAKLPDRLVADFFTFFDVVKSPIAIRSSSLLEDSHYQPFAGIYSTYMIPYLDDKYEMLRMLGDAIKGVYASVYFRDSKAYMQATSNVIDQEKMAVILQEVAGNYYGDRYYPSMSGVARSLNYYPLGDEKAEEGTVNLALGLGKYIVDGGMTLRFSPYHPTKVLQTSEMEIALKETQTQFYALDLRNAGQDFSIDDGFNLLKLHVKEAEKDGALNYIASTYDPYDQVIRDGLYPGGRKVITFANILQHDVFPLARILQLVLKYGQQEMRRPVEIEFAATLNHEKDKSGTFYLLQIRPIVDSKEMLDEDLSLISADRILLRSNNSLGHGVMNEMHDVVYVKTNDYSASHNQEIAWEIEKLNQQFLNDGKNYILVGPGRWGSSDTWLGIPVKWPHISAARIIVEAGLTNYRIDPSQGTHFFQNLTSFGVGYFTINAFMNDGVYNQDFLNAQPAAYESKYLRHVRFEQPLIVKMDGKKKQGVVLMPE; via the coding sequence ATGCTCAGTAAGTTCAAATTAAACCAGCTTTATTTCAAGGACACGCAGTTCGCCAACCTCATGACGAGGCGCATCTTCAATGTCCTGCTGATAGCCAACCCCTACGACGCCTTCATGCTGGAAGACGACGGGCGAATAGACGAGAAGATATTCAACGAATATACCTCGCTCTCACTGCGCTACCCGCCCCGATTCACGCAAGTATCGACCTGCGACGAGGCGCTGGCACAACTCGCTTCCATCTCTTTCGACCTTATCATCTGCATGCCGGGCACGGGAGACAACGAAGGATTCGACGCGGCACGCAGCATCAAGAGCCGATACGAGCATATCCCCATGGTGATATTGACGCCTTTCAGCCACGGCATCACCAAGCGCATAGCCAACGAAGACCTGACTCCATTCGAATATGTGTTCTGCTGGCTGGGCAATACGGATTTGCTGGTGTCCATCATCAAGCTGATAGAAGACAAGATGAATCTGGAGCACGACGTCAACGAGGTGGGCGTGCAACTCATCCTGCTGGTGGAAGACGGCATCCGGTTCTACTCCTCCATCCTCCCCAACCTGTACAAGTTCATCCTGAAGCAAAGCCAAGAGTTCTCCACCGAGGCGCTGAACGCCCACCAACGCACCCTGCGCATGAGGGGGCGACCTAAAATCGTTCTTGCGCGCACCTACGAAGAGGCCATCGGACTTTACGAAAAATACAAGAACAACATATTAGGTGTCATCACCGACGTGCGCTTCCCCCGCACCGAGCGAGGCGAGAAAGACGGACTGGCGGGCATCAAGCTCTGTGCCGCCATACGGAAGGAAGATGCGTTCGTCCCCCTCGTCATACAGTCTTCCGAGTCGGACAACGCCGCCTATGCCGCCAAGTACGACGCCGCCTTCATCGACAAGAACTCGAAGAAGGTGGATGTGGACTTGCGCCGCATCGTATCGGACAACTTCGGCTTCGGCGACTTCATCTTCCGCAATCCGGAGACGATGGAAGAGATTGCCCGCGTGAAGAACCTCAAGGAATTGCAGAACATTCTGTTCGCCGTGCCGGCAGAGTCGTTCCTTTACCACATCAGCCGCAACCACGTCAGCCGGTGGCTCTATTCGCGCGCCATGTTTCCGGTGGCGGAGTTCCTGAAACCCATCACCTGGAACAGCTTGCAGGATGTGGACGCGCACCGCAAAATCATCTTCGAGGCCATCGTGAAGTATCGCAAGATGAAGAACCAGGGAGTGGTGGCGGTGTTCAAGCGCGACCGCTTCGACCGTTACTCCAACTTTGCCCGCATAGGCGACGGCTCGTTGGGAGGCAAAGGGCGCGGACTGGCATTCATCGACAACATGGTGAAGCATCATCCCGAGTTCGAGGAGTTGGAGAATGCCAATGTGGCCATCCCCAAGACCGTTGTACTCTGCACGGATGTGTTCGACGAGTTCATGGACAGCAACAACTTATATCAGATTGCTCTTTCGGATGCGGACGACGACACCATCCTGCGCTGCTTCCTGAAAGCCAAACTTCCCGACCGTCTGGTGGCAGACTTCTTCACATTCTTCGATGTGGTGAAGTCGCCCATAGCCATCCGCTCCTCCTCGCTGCTGGAAGACTCGCACTACCAGCCCTTTGCCGGCATCTACAGCACCTACATGATTCCCTATCTGGACGATAAGTACGAGATGCTGCGCATGCTGGGCGATGCCATCAAAGGGGTCTACGCCTCGGTCTACTTCCGCGACTCCAAAGCCTACATGCAGGCCACGAGCAACGTCATCGACCAAGAGAAAATGGCGGTCATCCTGCAAGAGGTGGCCGGCAACTATTACGGCGACCGCTACTATCCGTCGATGTCCGGCGTGGCACGCTCGCTCAATTACTACCCCCTCGGCGACGAGAAGGCGGAAGAAGGAACCGTCAATCTGGCGCTGGGATTGGGCAAGTACATCGTGGACGGGGGCATGACGCTGCGCTTCTCTCCCTACCACCCCACCAAGGTGTTGCAGACCAGCGAAATGGAGATTGCGCTGAAAGAGACGCAGACGCAGTTCTACGCCCTCGACCTGCGCAACGCGGGGCAGGATTTCTCGATAGACGACGGCTTCAATCTGCTGAAGCTCCACGTCAAGGAGGCCGAAAAGGACGGAGCGCTGAACTACATCGCCTCGACTTACGACCCATACGACCAAGTGATTCGCGACGGCCTCTACCCCGGCGGACGTAAAGTCATCACCTTTGCCAATATCCTACAGCACGATGTATTCCCCTTGGCACGCATCCTGCAACTGGTCTTGAAATACGGGCAACAGGAGATGCGCCGCCCCGTGGAAATAGAGTTTGCCGCCACCCTGAACCACGAGAAAGACAAATCCGGCACCTTCTACCTGTTGCAAATCCGCCCCATTGTAGACAGCAAGGAGATGCTGGACGAAGACCTCTCGCTCATCTCCGCCGACCGCATATTGCTCCGCTCCAACAACTCGCTGGGGCATGGCGTCATGAACGAGATGCACGATGTGGTCTACGTCAAGACGAACGATTACAGCGCCTCGCACAATCAAGAAATAGCATGGGAGATAGAAAAGCTGAACCAACAGTTCCTCAACGATGGCAAGAATTATATCCTTGTGGGGCCCGGCCGCTGGGGAAGCAGCGACACCTGGCTGGGCATCCCCGTGAAGTGGCCCCACATCAGCGCAGCCCGCATCATCGTGGAGGCGGGACTGACCAACTACCGCATAGACCCCAGTCAAGGGACGCACTTCTTCCAGAACCTGACCTCGTTCGGCGTGGGCTACTTCACCATCAACGCTTTCATGAACGACGGCGTGTACAATCAGGACTTCCTCAACGCACAGCCCGCCGCCTACGAGTCCAAGTATCTGCGCCATGTACGCTTTGAGCAACCCCTCATCGTCAAGATGGACGGAAAGAAGAAACAAGGCGTGGTGCTGATGCCGGAGTAA